Within Schumannella luteola, the genomic segment CGGGTCGTCGATCGGCGGACGCGGTGCGAGCTTCTGCGGCTGACGCCCCACCCAGGTCTCATCGGCCCAGTGCCCGGGCACGTCGTCGAGCGGGAGCGTGTGGATGCGCCGCAGCCCCTCGACGATCGCCGCGATCGCGACCTCGGGTCTCGCGCGGTTGGCGTCGCTCACGGCGGTGTCGCCGTCGAGCGCCGCGGTCACGAGCCAGGCGCCGTCGTCGTCGGCGCCGGCGTCGAGCACGCGAGGCGCGGGATGCCGACCGTCGAGCCAGCGCATCCGCTCCTCTTCGCGCCGCAGCGATTCCGCCAGCACCGGCGGTGACCACTTCACGACGCGATCGCCGAGCCGGAACGTCAGCCCGCCGAGCGAGTTCTGCCAGAGTGCCCGCGGTTCCGCGCCGGCCTCGGCGGCGAGGCGCGCGATCACGGCCGGCAGCTCGAAGCCGCTCGGGTCGAGCTGGTAGCTCAGGTCGGGCGCCGCCGTCAGGTCGCGCCCGCGCTCGTCGTGCGGATCCGCCTCCGTGGTCATCTCACCAGCGCCCCAGTCGTGCGGCGAGCACCGCGATGGCCGCCGGCCCCGCCGTCGAGGTGCGCAGCACCTCCGGCCCCAGCCGCACGCCGACGGCGCCGGCGTCGGCCAGCAGCGCCAGCTCGCGCGGCGAGATGCCGCCCTCGGGTCCGACCACGAAGGTCACGCGCCCCGCGGAGGGCAGTTCGACCTGCGAGATCGGCACCGCCCCGCCCGGGTCGAGCACGAGCAGCAGGCCGTCGCCCCGCGCCAGCTCGGCGGTCGACTGCGGCGCCGTCACCTCGGGCACGCGGGTGCGGATGCTCTGCTTGGCCGCCTCGCGGGCGATCGACTCCCAGCGGGCGCGGCCTTTCGCGGCCTTCGTCGCATCCCACCGGGTCACCGAGCGCTCGGCCGACCAGGGCACGATCCCGGCGACGCCGAGCTCGGTCGCCGCCTGCACGGCCATCTCGTCGCGGCCGCCCTTCGCGAGCGCCTGCGCGAGCCAGAGTTGCGGCTGCGGATCGGGCTCGTCGCGCACCTCGTCGACCTCGAGCACCAGCTCGCCCGGCTCGGCGCTCACGACCGCGCCAGTCACGATCACGCCGTCGCCGTTGCCGATCGACACGCGCTCGCCCACCCGGGTGCGGGCGACCTTGACGGCGTGCGCCGCTTCCTCGCCACGGATCGCGACGCGCGCACCCACGACCGCCTGCGCCGCCGTCAGCTCCGGGTTGAGGTAGAGCCACGCCATGCCATCCGCCCTTCGGGGTCAGCAGACCGCGCCGAGCGCGGCCCGCGCGGATCAGAAGTTGAGGAAGCGGTCGCGCAGCTTCGCGAACAGCCCCTGCTGGAAGGTGGCGAACTCGGGCTTGATCGGCGGGCGGCTCTGCGCGAACTGCTCGAAGATCGCCTTCTCCTTCGAGTTGAGGCGCACCGGGGTGATGACCTGCACGCCGACCTTGAGGTCGCCGCGACCGCCGCCACGCAGGTGGGTGATGCCGCGGTCCTTGACCGTCAGAACCTCGGCGCTCTGCGTGCCCGGCTTGATCTCGAGGTCGACGTCGCCGTCGAGCGAGGCGAGCGTGACCTTGGTGCCGAGCACCGCATCCGTCATCTGCACCTCGACCGTCGCGAGCAGGTCGTCGTTCGTGCGGCTGAAGACGTCGTGGTGGCCGACCTTGACCTCGAGGTACAGGTCGCCGTTCGGGCCGCCGGCCTGGCCGGCCTCGCCCTCGCCGGGCAGGTGGATGCGCATGCCCGTGTCGACGCCGGCCGGCACGTCGACGCCGACCGTGCGCTTGGCCCGGACGCGCCCCTGGCCCGCGCAGGTGACGCAGGGCGAGGGGATGACGGTGCCGTAGCCGCGGCAGGTGCCGCAGGGGCTCGAGGTCATGACGTTGCCGAGCAGCGAGCGCACCGAGCGCTGGATCTGGCCGGAGCCGCGGCAGATGTCGCAGGTCTGGATGTGCGTGCCCGGGGCGGCGCACGCGCCGTCGCAGGTGGGGCAGCGCACCGCGGTGTCGATCTCGAGGTCGCGGGCGGTGCCGAAGACGACCTCGTCGAGGTCGACCTCGATGCGCAGCAGCGCATCCTGCCCGCGCTCCGTGCGCGAGCGGGGGCCGCTCTGGCGCTGGGCGGCGTTGAAGAAGGTCTCGAAGATGTCGCCGAAGCCGCCGTTGAACGACCCCGAGCCGAAGCCCGCCGAGTCGCCCAGGTCGTAGCGCTGGCGCTGCTGCGGGTCGCTGAGCACGTCGTAGGCGTGCGTCACCGACTTGAAGCGCTCGGCCGCGTCCTCGCTGGGGTTGACGTCCGGGTGCAGCTCGCGCGCGAGCCGGCGGTACGCCTTCTTGATGTCCTCGGGCGAGGCGTCGCGTGCGACACCCAGCACGTCGTAGTGGTCGGTCGTGGCCACGAAGGTCAGTCCTCTCCGAGCAGTCGCGACAGGTAGCGCGCCACCGCGCGCACCGCCGCCATGTTGTTCGAGTAATCCATGCGCGTCGGTCCGAGCAGGCCCACGTGCGCGAGGCTTCCGCCGGCGCTGTAGCCGCTCGAGACGACGCTCGTCTCCTCGAGGCCGGTTCCCGCGTTCTCGCGCCCGATGCGCACCGCGACCCCCGCCTCGTCGATCTCCATCTCACCGAACAGCTTGAGCAGCGTGACCTGCTCCTCGATCGCCTCGAGCACCGGGAAGATGCTGCCGGTGAAGTCGCCCTCGGTGCGGGCGAGGTTGGCGGTGCCGGCCATGACCAGGCGGTCCTGGCGGCTGTCGGCCAGCTGACGGGCGAGCCGCGCCGCGATCCGGTCGGCCAGTGCGCGACGCGGGGCGGGGATGCCCTCCAGCAGTCGCGCGAGCACGCCGGGCGCCTCGCTCAGGGTCACGCCGATCAGCTCGGCGTTGAGTCGCGCCCGCAGCTCGGCGAGGTAGGGCTCCTCGGCGGCGGACTGCTCAGCGGCATCCGCGAGCTCGATCAGGCTCTGGTCGACGCGGCCGGAGTCGGTGATGAGCACCGACATCAGACGGCTCGGCGCGAGCGCCACGATCTCGACGTGCCGCACGCGTGACGAGCCAAAGAGGGGATACTGCGCGAGCGCGACCTGGTTCGTGAGCTGAGACAGCATCCGCACGGTGCGCGCGAGCACGTCGTCGAGGTCGTCGGCCTGGCCGAGGAAGGCCTCGATCGCGTGCCGCTGCGCCGGGCTGAGCGGGCGCAGGTCGGTGAGCTGGTCGACGAAGACGCGGTAGCCCTTGTCGGTGGGCACGCGGCCCGAGGAGGTGTGCGGGGCCGCGATCAGCTCCTCGTCTTCGAGCTGCGCCATGTCGTTGCGGATCGTCGCCGCCGAGACGCCGAAGGCATGCCGCTCGACGATCGACTTCGAGCCGACCGGCTCGCGTGATTCGACGTAGTCCTGCACGATCGCGCGCAGCACCGCGAGGGAGCGTTCCGAGACCACGGCTGCTCCTTCCCTGTCACGTCCTGATCGCGTCGACCGGGGGCGCGTGCTGCCCGTTCCGCCCGCCAGGGCGAGGGAGGTGCTGGCACTCCGGTACGACGACTGCCAAGTCTAACCGCCGCAACACCGGGAATGTCGTTGCACCGCCGTCGAGCCACCCACTACCGTGAGTGCCGCGTCCCGGCTGGTCTTCTGCGACCGAGACGGCGACCGCACGACCTCATCCCGGGAGCCGCCCCCCGCGTTCCCCCTCTGAAAGGCCTACGCCGCCATGACGGACCCCAACAACCCCCAGCAGCCCGGTCAGCCGCAGTACGGCGCACCCCAGCAGCCGCAGCAGCCCCAGTACGGCGCCCCGCAGCAGCAGCCCGCCTACGGCGCGCCGCAGCAGCCCCAGCAGCCCCAGTACGGCGCCCCGCAGGGCGGCTACGGCCAGCCCGGCGCGCAGCCGCAGTACGGCGCCCCGCAGCCGGCGCCGGCGCAGCCGCTCAGCCCCGCCGAAGACAAGCAGTGGGCGTCGTTCGCCCACCTCGGCGGCATCCTCGGCTTCCTGCCGTCGCTGCTCATCTGGCTCATCCTCAAGGAGCGCGGCCCGCTCGTCGCCCAGGAGGGCAAGGAGGCGCTGAACTTCCAGATCACGATCGTCTTCGCCGCGATCGCCGCCGGGATCTTGAACATCATCTTCGGCGTCGTCGGCGCCACCACGGGTGTGCCGATCGGCTTCGTCGGAAGCCTGCTCTCGCTCGCGGTGTGGGTCTGCAGCCTGATCTTCTCGATCATCGGCTTCACCCGCGTCAACGGCGGCGGGGCCTACCGCTACCCCTTCGCGATCCGCATCATCAAGTAAGCGCGAACCGCGTCCGACGGCGCCAGATCCCTACGGGGGTCCGGCGCCGTCGTCGTCTCCGCGCGCGACGGCCGGGCGCGATGGGGAGCGCTGTCCCTCGACCTGGGACGGCGCGGATGGTTCACTGTCAGTCATGAGCGACGGTCAGCCCACCCCTCCCGCCGACACCCCGCAGCCCGAAGGCACGCCGGGCGTCACCCCGCCTCCGCCCGCCGGCGCGACTCCGCCGCCCCCGCCGGGCGCGACCCCGCCCCCGCCGCCGAACTACGGCGCGACTCCCCCGCCGCCGCCCGGCGCACCTGGCGCCTACCCGCAGCAGGGCTACCCCGCCGCACCCGGAGTGCAGCCGATGAACCCGACCGACGAGAAGACCTGGTCGATCCTGCTGCACCTCGGCCCGATCATCGTGAGCTTCCTGGTGCCGCTCATCGGCTACCTCGTGCTCAAGGACCGCGGCCCGTTCATCCGCCACAACGCCGTGCAGGCCCTGAACTTCACGCTGACGATGCTGATCGGCTACGTGGCGTCGTATCTGCTGATGCTCGTGCTCATCGGCTTCATCACGCTGCCGATCGTGTGGGTGCTCAGCATCGTCTTCGCGATCATCGCCGCGGTGAAGACCAACAAGGGCGAGTACTACACGTACCCGTTCTCCATCAAGTTCGTGAAGTAAGACCGCCGTCCGGCGGGATGCGGTCAGTCGGCGAGCAGGCGACGCACCACCGCATCCGCGAGCAGTCGTCCCGGCCGGGTCAGCACGATCCGGCCGGTGACGGCGGCCCGACCATCGACCAGGCCCTCGGCGATGAGCCCCGCGACCGCGCGGCGGCCGTCGGCGTCGAGCACCCCGGTCGGCAGCCCGTCGACGACCCGCGTCTCGAGCAGCACCCGCTCGACGCGACGCGTCTCGTCATCCAGCGTCTCGCGGGCGTGCGCCGGCGAGATGCCCTCGGCGATGCGGCCCGCGTAGGCCGCCGGGTGCTTGACGTTCCACCAGCGCACCCCGCCGACATGGCTGTGCGCGCCGGGCCCGATGCCCCACCAGTCCTGGCTCGTCCAGTACGCGAGGTTGTGGCGTGAGCGCCGCTCGGCGCCGCGCGAGAAGTTGCTGACCTCGTACCAGTCGTAGCCCGCTCCGGTGAAGGCCGCGTCCGCCATGTCGTAGAAGTCGGCCTGGGCGTCGTCGGAGGGCTCGGGCACCTCGCCGCGCTTGATCTGGCGGGCGAGCTTCGTGCCCTGCTCGACGATGAGCGCGTAGGCGGAGATGTGACCGGGCTCCTCGGCGAGCACGGCGTCGAGCGTGCGCGTCCACTGGTCCGCGGTCTCGCCGGGTGAGCCGTAGATGACGTCGAGGCTGACCTCGAGACCGGCCTCCCGCGCCCAGCGCACGACCTGGGGCACCCGCGCGGGGTCGTGCGTGCGCTCGAGCGTCGCGAGCACCTCGGGCACGGCCGACTGCATGCCGAAGCTCACCCGGGTGAAGCCGGCCTCGGCGAGCGCCGCCAGGTCGGCCGCATCCACCGAGTCGGGGTTCGCCTCGGTCGTGATCTCGGCGCCCGGGGCGAAGCCCCAGGTGTCGCGGATGCCGTGCAGCATCGCCGCGAGGTCGCCGACCGGCAGCAGGGTCGGGGTGCCGCCGCCGAAGAACACGGTCGACACCGGCCGAGCGCCGACGCCGGCGCGGTCGAGCACGCCACCGGCGAAGCGGATCTCGTCGAGCGCCTGACCGGCGTAGTCCGACTGCTTGACGCCGCGGATCTCGCTCGCCGTGTAGGTGTTGAAGTCGCAGTAGCCGCAGCGCACCGTGCAGAACGGCACGTGCACGTAGACGCCCAGGTCGCGCTCGGCGGAGCCCACGGCGGCGGACGCCGGGAGCGTTCCGTCGGCCGGAGCCGGGTCGCCCTCCGGGAGGATGCTCGGCATCAGGCGGGATCTCGCGTCGCGGCGGGCGCGGAGTCGCCGGACGCCTCGGCGGCGGCTCCGGCGGCCTCGGCCGGCTGCGGCACGACCGCATCCGGCGCGGTGTCGGCGGCGAGCGGCGTCGCGAGCGCACGCAGGTAGCGGGCGGTGTAGAAACCCTGGGTCAGGCGCAGCACCGGGTTCACGAGCCACCAGAAGAAGCCGCCGGGCCGCGAGAACGCGCGGATCGACACCCACACCGAGCCGTCGTCGCTGCGCTCGACGATGAAGGCCTCCTCGCCGCGCTCGGCGTGCCCGGGCAGGGTGCCGTAGGCGAAGCCGCGGCGGTTCGGCTCGTCGACGACGTAGACGACGCGCGCCGGGAAGCGCAGTCGAAGCGGGCCGAAGGGGATGCCGAGCCAGGCGGTGTCGCCGGGGCGCAGCAGCGGGCGGCCATCGGCGGCGTAGATCCGCTCACCGGAGCTGTCGACCACGGCGGGTGCGATCGGGGCGCCGTCGTCGTCGAAGCCCACCGGGGTGTAGCCCATGCGGTCCAGCTCGGCGGGCGTCTCGACGACCTCGACACGGAATCCGGAGCGCTGCTGGATGCCCCAGGTCAGCGTCTCGGTCCAGGCGTGCTCCCAGCGCGCCGGGCCGTGGCCGATGAGGGCGCGGCGCTCGAGCGGACGGTATCCGGTCGGCGGATATTCCATCAGATCGGCCGCGCGCGTGGCGCCGACGGCCGCGTAGCTGACGGCGCGCTCCCAGATCGGCGCGCGTCTCGACATGATCGCCATGCTAACCCTCGGTGCGCATCCGCCCGAACCGAGCGGACCGGTCAGCGCGTGACGTCGCCGAGCTGCGTGAGCGCCCGGCCCTGTCGCGCGGCGGAGTCGTCGATCGCGACGCGGGCGCTCGCCTTGCGCTGGTCGAAGATCGTGCCGAGATCGCGGGCGAGCTGCGGGCGTCGGCGCACGAGCTGCTCGAGCTCGGCGATCGGAAGCGACAGCACGGTGACGTCGTCGACCGCGGTCGCGTCGGAGGGGTTGATCTCGTTCGTCAGGGCGCCGATGCCGATCATCTCGCCCCGTGTGAGGCGCCCGAGCGGGATGTCCCCGCCTCCGTCGACCGGCGAGGTCAGCGCGACCGTGCCGACCGCGATGACCCGCAGCGCCGGCGAGGGGTCGCCGGCGTGCTGCAGCTTCTCGCCCGCGCCGAAGCGCTGCAGCAGCACCCGGTCGGCGAAGGCCTCGGCCTCGTCCTGGGTGAGGCGCAGGCTCGAGGCCACCGACTTGAAGAGGGCGAGTCGGCGCTCGGGGGTGTTGTAGTCGTCGGTCAGGTCGTTGTCGAGGTGCAGGTTCGCCCGGCGCGCGGCGTACCAGAGCACGGTGTGGAACTGCGCGGTCGCCTCGGCCTCGATCGCGGGCGAGGCGACGGGGATGTCGACCCCGTACTTCGCCCCGCCGAGCGGGTACGCGCTCGGCCTGTGGTCGGCGGCGAGCACCGGCAGGTCGTCGGCGACGCGACGCAGCAGATCGAGGACCTCGTGCGGCGGGTCGTCGGTCGAGAACGGCAGCGTGATCGAGACGACGAAGGCGCCCGGCGCCTTGCTGAGGTTGTCGAACGAGGCCCCGGCGAGCGTGCCGTTGGGCACGATGTGGATGCCGTTGCCGGTGTCGATGTGCACGGCCCGCCAGTTGACCTCGACGACGCGGCCGCGCACGCCGCCCGTGTCGAGCCAGTCCCCCAGCCGGAACGGCTGCTCGAACAGCAGGAACAGACCGGAGACGACCGGGCCGACGGCGTTCTGCAGGGCGAGGCCGATGACGACCGTGCTGACGCCGAGCGCCGTGAACAGGCCGCCGACATCCGCGCCCCAGACCCAGGCGAAGAGCACGCCGAGGCCGACGAGGATGAGCACGAGACGGAAGATGTCGATGAAGATCGACGGCATCCGCGCCCGCCAGCTCTCCGGGCGCGCCCGCGTGAACAGCGCGACGTTGACGCCGTTGAGCACGACCAGCAGCAGCGCGAAGCCGAAGAAGGTGGCGGCGACGCGCGTCCAGGTCAGGTCCTTCTCGCCGAGCTGCACCTGGCTGATGAGGATGAGCAGGGCCGCCAGCGGCACGAGGAAGTTGCGCACCAGGCGCACCACCTTCGCCGCCTGCGGGTGACGCCGCGCGATGACCGAGTGCAGCTCGGTCAGCACGAGCAGCAGGATCGGCAGCCCGACGACGACCGCGAGCGACGGCCAGAACCAGGGCTGCCCGATGAGGTCAACCACGGCGGGCCTCCCGGTCGGCCGCGGCGCGATCCACCTTGAACACCCGCTCGTCGCCGAAGCCCGCCGACTCGGTGAGCGGGATGGTGTCAGGCAGCTGGTCGGCGACGCGCTGGGTGACGAAGATACCCGGCCCCTCGGCCGCATCCTGCACCCGGTGGGCGAGGCTGACCGCATCGCCCCACATGTCGTAGACGACGCTGGAGCGGCCGATCAGGCCGCTCGTGACCGTGCCGGAGTCGACGCCGGCCCGCAGGGTCAGCGTCGCGCCGTGCTGCGCGCCGAGCCGGTCGAGCACGTTCTGCATCTCGATCGCGAACTCGACCACGCGGCGCGCGTTGTCGACGCGCGGCACGATGAGCCCGCAGCTCGCGAGGTAGCCCTCGAGTCGCGTCGTGCGCACCCGCTCGACCCCGAGCCGGGCGGCCGCCTCGTCGAAACCGCGCACGATGTCGTTGAGCAGCGCCAGGCTCTCGGCCGACTGCATTCCGCGACTGAAGTCGTCGAAGCCGACGATGTCGGCGAAGATCACCGACACGTCCTGGTGGTCTTCGGCGATGGTCTCGTCGCCCTGCCGGTAGCGCTTCGCCACCGTCTCGGGCATGACCGTGTGCAGCAGGCGGTCGTATTCGGCCCGCTCGGCATCCAGCAGCTCGGCCTTGATCTCGAGGCTGCGGCTCATGTCGTTGAAGGCGACCCCGAGATCCGCGACCTCGTCGCGGGATCCGGTGTCGACCTGCACGCCCAGCTCGCCGGCGCTCACCCGCTGCACCGCCGTCTGCAGTCGCCGCAGCGGGCGCAGGAAGATCTGCGCCAGCAGCAGCGAGAGCAGGCTCACCAGCAGCGCGATCGCCGCCGTCGAGAGCACGAGGTTGCGGGTGAACTCCGCCGCCGAGGAGTAGGCCTCGGCGGTCGTGATGCGCGCCACGATGACCCAGTTGAGCCCCTCGATCTGCAGCGGCGCATAGGCCGCGAGCGACTGCCCGCCCACGTAGCTCGGCGCCTCGTTCGTGCCGGTCCTCCCCTGCAGCGCGCTCGTGACGGAGGCGTTGCGCAGCGGCTGCAGCAGGATCGTGCTCTTCGCCGCCACGACCTGCTTCGCGGTCGCGGACGGCGTGCCGCCCGCGATCGCGTCCTTCGCGTAGTCCTTCGGGCGCTGGATCAGCTCGCGCGAGTTGGAGCGCATCGTGCGGTCGTCACCGGCCAGGTACACCTCGCCGGTCTCACCGAGTCCCTGCTTCGCCCATCCCTCGTCGCCGGTCATGACGTCGTTGATCGTCTCGACCGGGATCTGCAGGGCGAGCACGCCCGTCACCCGGCCGTCGCGGTCGCCGATCGGCGAGAGCGCCCAGGCGGTCGGGCTGTTCAGCGACGGAACGTAGCGCTCGAAGTCGGTGAAGCGGGTCGCATCGACGCTGTTGGTCGCGAGCACCGCGTCGTAGGCCTTCGCGAGGGCGGAGTCGCGGTAGGGCCCGGTGCGCACATTCGTTCCGAGATCGGCACCCAGGTAGGCCGAGTAGACGACGTCGCCGTCGGTGTCGAGCAGCAGCGCATCCTCGAAGCCGATGCGGTCGACGAGGCTCGCGAAGAAGGAGTTGTACTCGGCGTTGGCCGCGGACCAGGCGCTGCCGTCACCCGCATCCGACGTCGCGAGCGCCTTGTCGTAGTCGAGGGCGAGCGGGGCCGTGTACTTCGACTGCAGGTAGACGCCGGCCGGATCGGTGGGCGCGAAGGCGGTGTCGCTGAACTGCTCGCCCGCGCTCTTCTCCAAAGCCGGCACGAAGGTGTCGGCGTAGAAGTCGCTGACCGCTGACGTCTCGGCGTCGCTCGCCGTCTGCTGCTGCAGCTCGGCGAAGCCCGCGTTGAAGGCCTCCGACGCGGCGACCGCGCTGTCGTTGCCCGAGGCGAGGACCGCTGTCGTGCGGATGTTCTCCATCGTGCGGGTGATCTCGGCGGCCCGCGCCCCGCGGATGCCGACGAGCTGGTCGAGCGCGGCCTTCTTCAGCGCGCCGGTCGCGCTGGCGTAGCCGATTGCTCCGACGACGATCGTCGAGAGCAGACTCGTGAGCAGCAGCATGATGAGCAGCTTCGACTGGATGCTGACGCCGCGGCGGGTGCGCCCGCGGCGGGTGCCGAGCGGCAGTCGAGCCTCGCCGGGCGCGGACCTCGCGGCTCCGGCTGCGACTCCGGCGAGCGGATCGGCCGCCGAGCCCGCGCTCGTGGCGCCCTGCGGCGCGGTCGGGTCTGCTCGGTCGTTCGCGTCCGTCATCGGGCCCCTCCCCAGACCCGCTGCCCGTATCATCCGCCCAGCACCGGGGTCAGCGGTTGCTCGAACTGTAGCGCCGCGCCTGCCCCGCGGTCGAGGGTCGAATCATCAGGTGTCGGATGGGTGGACCGATCGGGTCTCGACGGCGAGCTGCGCTGCGCTCAGCGCCGGGCGTCAGTGCGCATCGCCGTCGAGCTCCGGGTGTGCGTCGAGCCACGCCCGCACCTCGGCCTGCGGCGCGGTCGCGAGCCACGCCTCGATCACGAGCTCGCCGAGCCGGTCGTCGTCGAGCGTCTCGAGCACCGCCAGCACGGCGGGGAAGCCCTCGAAATGCTGGATGGTGAACACGGCGTCGTCGGCGGCGAGCAGCTCGCGCTTGGCGTCCTCGTCGGCGACGCGGAACGCCACGATCGTTCCGGGCGGCGGCGGCCCCTCGCGCTTCACATCGGCCTTCGTGAACGGCCGGATCCAGACGAAGCCGCTCCCGCCCGAGCGCGGCTTCCAGACCAGATGGCCGAAGCGCACACTCTCCTCGGCGCCGGGCATCGCGAGCGCGAGCGCCCGCAGCCGCGCGGCGGGTGCCGCATCCGTCGCCCCGACCCCCTCGCCGCCGCTCATGCGAGGCACGCTACTCCGCGCGGCGGCGCGGCGGGAAGAGAGCTACTTCTTCTTGTCCTTCGACTCGACGTCACCCGAGAGCGCGGCGATGAACGCCTCCTGGGGGACCTCGACGCGACCGACCATCTTCATGCGCTTCTTGCCCTCCTTCTGCTTCTCGAGCAGCTTGCGCTTGCGGGTGATGTCGCCGCCGTAGCACTTGGCGAGAACGTCTTTGCGCATCGCGCGGATCGACTCGCGGGCGATGATGCGGGCGCCGATCGCGGCCTGGATGGGCACCTCGAACTGCTGGCGCGGGATGAGCTCGCGCAGGCGCTGCGCCATCATCGTGCCGTAGGCGTAGGCCTTGTCCTTGTGCACGATGGCGCTGAACGCGTCCACGGCCTCGCCCTGCAACAGGATGTCGACCTTGACCAGGTCGCCGGGCGCCTCGCCGGCGGGCTCGTAGTCGAGCGAGGCGTAGCCCTGCGTCTTCGACTTGAGCTGGTCGAAGAAGTCGAAGACGATCTCGCCGAGCGGCAGCGTGTACTTCAGCTCGACGCGGTCTTCGCCGAGGTAGTCCATCGACTTCATCGTGCCGCGGCGGCTCTGGCAGAGCTCCATGATCGCGCCGACGTAGTCCTTCGGCGCGAGGATCGAGGCCGACACGATGGGCTCGAGCACCTCGTGGATCTTCGCGCCCGTCGGGTACTCGCTCGGGTTCGTGACCGTGACCGTCTTGCGATCCTCGGTGGTGACCTCGTACGGCACGCTGGGCGCCGTCGTGATGAGGTCGAGGTCGAACTCGCGACGCAGGCGCTCGGTGATGATCTCGAGGTGCAGCAGGCCCAGGAAGCCGCAGCGGAAGCCGAATCCGAGCGCGACCGAGGTCTCGGGCTCGTACTGCAGGGCCGCATCCGACAGCTTCAGCTTGTCGAGCGCCTCGCGCAGGACCGGGTAGTCGGAGCCGTCGATCGGGTAGATGCCCGAGAACACCATCGGCAGCGGATCGGTGTAGCCCGGCAGCGCGTCGCTCGCCGGCTTCGCCGAGTTGGTGACGGTGTCGCCGACCTTCGACTGGCGCACGTCCTTCACGCCGGTGATGAGGTAGCCCACCTC encodes:
- a CDS encoding phosphotransferase, producing the protein MTTEADPHDERGRDLTAAPDLSYQLDPSGFELPAVIARLAAEAGAEPRALWQNSLGGLTFRLGDRVVKWSPPVLAESLRREEERMRWLDGRHPAPRVLDAGADDDGAWLVTAALDGDTAVSDANRARPEVAIAAIVEGLRRIHTLPLDDVPGHWADETWVGRQPQKLAPRPPIDDPVLVHGDACAPNTLLDAAGAFAAHVDLGDLAPGDRWADLAVASMSLEWNYGPGHDDAFYAAYGIEPDAERIRWYRQLWEAES
- a CDS encoding 16S rRNA (uracil(1498)-N(3))-methyltransferase, with the protein product MAWLYLNPELTAAQAVVGARVAIRGEEAAHAVKVARTRVGERVSIGNGDGVIVTGAVVSAEPGELVLEVDEVRDEPDPQPQLWLAQALAKGGRDEMAVQAATELGVAGIVPWSAERSVTRWDATKAAKGRARWESIAREAAKQSIRTRVPEVTAPQSTAELARGDGLLLVLDPGGAVPISQVELPSAGRVTFVVGPEGGISPRELALLADAGAVGVRLGPEVLRTSTAGPAAIAVLAARLGRW
- the dnaJ gene encoding molecular chaperone DnaJ, whose protein sequence is MATTDHYDVLGVARDASPEDIKKAYRRLARELHPDVNPSEDAAERFKSVTHAYDVLSDPQQRQRYDLGDSAGFGSGSFNGGFGDIFETFFNAAQRQSGPRSRTERGQDALLRIEVDLDEVVFGTARDLEIDTAVRCPTCDGACAAPGTHIQTCDICRGSGQIQRSVRSLLGNVMTSSPCGTCRGYGTVIPSPCVTCAGQGRVRAKRTVGVDVPAGVDTGMRIHLPGEGEAGQAGGPNGDLYLEVKVGHHDVFSRTNDDLLATVEVQMTDAVLGTKVTLASLDGDVDLEIKPGTQSAEVLTVKDRGITHLRGGGRGDLKVGVQVITPVRLNSKEKAIFEQFAQSRPPIKPEFATFQQGLFAKLRDRFLNF
- the hrcA gene encoding heat-inducible transcriptional repressor HrcA, encoding MVSERSLAVLRAIVQDYVESREPVGSKSIVERHAFGVSAATIRNDMAQLEDEELIAAPHTSSGRVPTDKGYRVFVDQLTDLRPLSPAQRHAIEAFLGQADDLDDVLARTVRMLSQLTNQVALAQYPLFGSSRVRHVEIVALAPSRLMSVLITDSGRVDQSLIELADAAEQSAAEEPYLAELRARLNAELIGVTLSEAPGVLARLLEGIPAPRRALADRIAARLARQLADSRQDRLVMAGTANLARTEGDFTGSIFPVLEAIEEQVTLLKLFGEMEIDEAGVAVRIGRENAGTGLEETSVVSSGYSAGGSLAHVGLLGPTRMDYSNNMAAVRAVARYLSRLLGED
- a CDS encoding DUF4870 domain-containing protein: MTDPNNPQQPGQPQYGAPQQPQQPQYGAPQQQPAYGAPQQPQQPQYGAPQGGYGQPGAQPQYGAPQPAPAQPLSPAEDKQWASFAHLGGILGFLPSLLIWLILKERGPLVAQEGKEALNFQITIVFAAIAAGILNIIFGVVGATTGVPIGFVGSLLSLAVWVCSLIFSIIGFTRVNGGGAYRYPFAIRIIK
- a CDS encoding DUF4870 domain-containing protein, with the protein product MSDGQPTPPADTPQPEGTPGVTPPPPAGATPPPPPGATPPPPPNYGATPPPPPGAPGAYPQQGYPAAPGVQPMNPTDEKTWSILLHLGPIIVSFLVPLIGYLVLKDRGPFIRHNAVQALNFTLTMLIGYVASYLLMLVLIGFITLPIVWVLSIVFAIIAAVKTNKGEYYTYPFSIKFVK
- the hemW gene encoding radical SAM family heme chaperone HemW, which encodes MPSILPEGDPAPADGTLPASAAVGSAERDLGVYVHVPFCTVRCGYCDFNTYTASEIRGVKQSDYAGQALDEIRFAGGVLDRAGVGARPVSTVFFGGGTPTLLPVGDLAAMLHGIRDTWGFAPGAEITTEANPDSVDAADLAALAEAGFTRVSFGMQSAVPEVLATLERTHDPARVPQVVRWAREAGLEVSLDVIYGSPGETADQWTRTLDAVLAEEPGHISAYALIVEQGTKLARQIKRGEVPEPSDDAQADFYDMADAAFTGAGYDWYEVSNFSRGAERRSRHNLAYWTSQDWWGIGPGAHSHVGGVRWWNVKHPAAYAGRIAEGISPAHARETLDDETRRVERVLLETRVVDGLPTGVLDADGRRAVAGLIAEGLVDGRAAVTGRIVLTRPGRLLADAVVRRLLAD
- a CDS encoding DUF1990 family protein produces the protein MSRRAPIWERAVSYAAVGATRAADLMEYPPTGYRPLERRALIGHGPARWEHAWTETLTWGIQQRSGFRVEVVETPAELDRMGYTPVGFDDDGAPIAPAVVDSSGERIYAADGRPLLRPGDTAWLGIPFGPLRLRFPARVVYVVDEPNRRGFAYGTLPGHAERGEEAFIVERSDDGSVWVSIRAFSRPGGFFWWLVNPVLRLTQGFYTARYLRALATPLAADTAPDAVVPQPAEAAGAAAEASGDSAPAATRDPA
- a CDS encoding mechanosensitive ion channel domain-containing protein, with the translated sequence MVDLIGQPWFWPSLAVVVGLPILLLVLTELHSVIARRHPQAAKVVRLVRNFLVPLAALLILISQVQLGEKDLTWTRVAATFFGFALLLVVLNGVNVALFTRARPESWRARMPSIFIDIFRLVLILVGLGVLFAWVWGADVGGLFTALGVSTVVIGLALQNAVGPVVSGLFLLFEQPFRLGDWLDTGGVRGRVVEVNWRAVHIDTGNGIHIVPNGTLAGASFDNLSKAPGAFVVSITLPFSTDDPPHEVLDLLRRVADDLPVLAADHRPSAYPLGGAKYGVDIPVASPAIEAEATAQFHTVLWYAARRANLHLDNDLTDDYNTPERRLALFKSVASSLRLTQDEAEAFADRVLLQRFGAGEKLQHAGDPSPALRVIAVGTVALTSPVDGGGDIPLGRLTRGEMIGIGALTNEINPSDATAVDDVTVLSLPIAELEQLVRRRPQLARDLGTIFDQRKASARVAIDDSAARQGRALTQLGDVTR